In Hippocampus zosterae strain Florida chromosome 21, ASM2543408v3, whole genome shotgun sequence, the genomic window acatttttgtgtttttagttCCTGTTCCTCAACAGCATGACCAACCATTGTTAAAAAAGTGAAactaaaaagcagaaataaaaaCTTGCCAGGATggggacaataaaaaaaaggaagaaagtcgGTGATGGAGTGCCAGCAGGAGCAGAGATTTCAACACAACGACTCGAAGTGCTCCCGAAGCTATGTCGTCTCAAGGGTAAGctgctccattttattttttgtctgtcaGTCTGTGTACgacgtgttgtgttatttttgttattttgacttcaaaatggcgccgcgtgagtggctgcctttccagcagctacattttgttgttctacttcttcctttcataactttgctgctgtgaatcgggaatttctccattacgAGACTAATAACGTTTTTTTAATATCTCATATTTCCTGATATTTGCGCCAATACAAAACAGTGCTAAAGAACTCCTGAAAGtattcatgtgtttgtttgtattttaggACCGGCACAGTGGTGCTGGTGGTTCTTTCCCTGTTGACGCCAGGCTGCTTGGCAGCTGCCGAGACGGATGAATACCCGTTCAAAAAGTGCGTGACTTCGTTTAGGGGAATCGTCGATCTCTCCAATCAAAATCGAACGTCCTTTCCCGTACTTCTGCCCGACACGACGGAATACCTGGACATCTCTTACAACCCGATCAAGAGTATCACCGCGGAGGCTTTGCCCCGACTTCCCCTCCTGTGTTTCCTGAAGGCAACTTTTTGCGGGCTCAGGGAGATTTCTCCCAGCGTGTTTCAGCACATTCCCGCACTTCAATTTCTCAATTTATCCTCCAATGAATTCCGGAGCGTTCCCGCCGTTTCACTGCCCCGATTGACATTTTTGGATTTGTCCGATAATCTCTTCGAGGGCTATCGGCTCCCCGAGTCTTTTCAGAATTTGACAAATCTGCAAGTGTTGTACTTGGGGAGCAAAGTGGCTCAATCGGTACTTTTAGATGACTTCAAACCTCTGGCGAACGTCACCCTGCGCGATTTGATTTTGGGCGCCGGCATCCCCTGGCGGGTGTACGAGCCGGGAGCTTTGGGGATGTTGTCTACGCAGAAACTCTCCCTTTACGTTGACTTCTGCGGCCGCTTCGACGTATTCAACCACCTGCTGGTGGATTTGAACGCCACGCGGGTGAGCGCCCTGAGGGTCCTCACCGTTTTTTCCGACGACTGCGACGTTACCGTCGACCCCTTCCTGAACGTGAGATCGATGCCGTACCTGCAAAACCTCACCATCGAAAACACGTTTATCAACAGTTCCTTCCTGGAGATCTTTTTAAAAACCATTTGCCTTGCTCCTCTTCAGGAATTATTTTTCGTCAACATCACGTACAGCGAGGACAAACCCGACGGCATGCAGTTCCACTTTCGCCCCGCCAATCACAGCATCAGTTTGCGCGCCGTGACTTTCGATAAGGTGAACCATTATCAATACAGGTATCCCATATTCAACATGAGCTTCCAGGACGCGTTAAATTTGAAGCGCGTCAAGTTTTCCGGGAGCGGTATGAATATTTTACCGTGTAAAATTTTAACCACGCTGCCGACACTAGAAACCCTGGACGTGTCCGACAACCTCCTGTCGGATTTTGGCTTCTGGTGGCCTTCGTGTTCCGACGCGTCGGCCTTCCCGAGCCTGAAGCGCCTTTTGATGAGCAAGAACCGTTTCCTCAGTTTGTCTTTCATCTCGGCGCAGACGCACAAGATGAGGCGGCTGGAGTCCCTGGATTTGAGTTTCAACTCCATCTCCCTGGACGAAAGATGCAACTGGCCGGCGCATTTAATCGAGATTAATCTTGGCAATAACAATCTGGGCAACGGCGTTTTTGAGCAGCTCTCTCCAAACTTTGAGCGCATTTACTTATCCAAAACGGGAATCACCGCCATCACCCAATCGGACCTGTCTCGGTTTCCTAAACTGACCCACCTCAAGCTCAGTTTCAACAGCATCAAAGTGCTACCGGAGCAACTCAGCGCCCCGAATCTGATCCTTCTCTTTGTAGACCAGAACGCAATCACAACTCTTTCCCGGGAAGTCTTGGTAGGACTTCCTCAGCTTCAGATCCTCAAAGTCGGAAACAATCCCTTCATCTGTTCCTGTGACCTCCACTGGTTCCTCGTCGGTTTAAACACGTCCTTGCTCTCAAACTGGCCTTTGGATTACTTCTGCAGCGCGCCGGTCAAGTTTGCCGGACTTCCCCTTTCCGAGTACAAAATCAGCGCGATCGCCTGCGAAGCGTGGCTCCAAACCACCGTCGCTTTCGCCATCTTGCTATCGGTAGCGATCACGGCGGGCGTGCTTTTTTATAAACTGGATGGCGTGTGGTACACCAAGATGCTATGGGTGTGGATCCGGGTGAAGAGGCGGAGCAAGAAGCATTCGCACTTGCTGAAGAATATGTCCTTTTCCTACCACGCGTTCGTCTCGTACAGTCACAAGGACGCCGACTTTGTGAACGGCAAACTGGCGCCGTCCTTGGAGGGCGCCGGGTTTTCCCTCTGCGTCCACGAACGGGATTTCGTACCCGGCGAGTGGATCATCGACAACATCATCAACTGCGTGGAGTCCAGCTACAAAACCCTCTTTGTCCTTTCCAAAGATTTCGTCCGGAGCGAATGGTGCAACTACGAACTCTTCTTCGCCCAACACCGAGCAATCAACATCCAACAGGATTCGTTGGTTTTCCTCCTCTTGGAACCCATCCCCACAGATTGCCTGCCCAAAAAGTACTTGAGACTGCGAACTTTGCTCCGGCAGCAGACGTACTTGGAGTGGCCCAAGGACGAACGGAAGCAGCAAGTGTTTTGGGCCAGTTTGAAGTCCATGTTGCACATGGCGGACAAATCGATCGTTTTGAGGGACGCGGCTGTCAATCTCGCGGCTACAGCAGCTCTACTTACGAACCAGTcttaacgtgttttttttttttttgcgggttaCCGCgattgtcgaaaaaaaaaaatcagcattttcAACTGTTATACTGTTTACCATTCCTAGTACACTTTATAATGTGTCGATTATTAGTGATGgttgaaagaaacaaaatgacGCTCCTGTTCATAGCTTGTGAATTCAAATCTTGAATAAATGTCCTCACTAACGCTTTCCTGCACGTGACTGATTCCTCATGTATAATTGTGAGTTTTGCGTTAAGGTAAGTCAAAAAAAGTTACATGCCCGAATGATTTAATAAATTCCCATAGCAACAGGGCATCTAGCATCTTCAATTCATACTCGAACCAGAACGATCGTGACGATCGGCGATCTAGTCATCTTCCCCTTTTCGCCGAGTGTCAAGAGCGCTTGGATATTTTACTTTGCTGGATCTGTGGAAATTTCTCGAATTCTACACTTCATATCTACAAATCTTGTCGTCAAATGCAACAGGTAATGCGCTTCCAGTGGCTCCTCAAGATTATCAGAGTGTCAAAAAATAGCGATCGTCAATTTCTAACCCGTTGACGCAGCGTCGCCAAATGATTGTGAAGTGGATTAGGACGTAACAAGTTTGTCGAGTCTTTAGGGAATTTTTGCATCGGGCTCAAAAACTGTTCTCAAACAACTTCACTGGGCGTcgtgtgtatgtatgtttaAATGTGTCCACACGGTGGCAGCAAATACACGCCGTACATTTCCTCACAAAGGTTCACGCCGTGCGGGGCTTACATTTCATGAATTACCTCAATAAATCCGACAATAATAATTGTCTGTTGGAGGGGAGAAATAAATTAGGCAGAATTCAGCAGACTCCCTTTCAGATGACAGGAATTTCACTTCAAGTGGCACACTCCATTGCAAGACACGGCGAGTATTTCATTAGTATCAATGGGTAGTGGTCGGGAATACAATTTATGGTTCTGCATTTTCTCTCGGACTCGGCAGAGCTTGCCGCTAATTTAATTTCGCTCAGTTCAGTCCGGCGGCCACTCCATCTTGATACGAGCCTCTCATTCAGCTCTTCCAAGGCATCCCCTTTGACCTTCATCTTATCATCAGGACAAGACGACAATGTGCCGCCCAGGGGGTACGTGTAGATGGACAAATGGGCAAAAGatagtttttttctccttttttgtgtGATAGCAATCAGTTAGATTCCTTCATCATTCAGGATGAGTAATGTGCTGCTTTTAACAACGTCCATTCCATTTTCGACTTTGTGAATGGACAATTGTGCAATGTGATAAACGTGTCGTAGTCAAATTTGccaatattatactgtgaatgTTTAAATCTGTCAATGTGACGGGAAATCCGCAAATCCATAAACCTTTTTCCTGACGAGACAGTTCgtctaaaaagtctacacaaccCCCATTCTAATGCCAgtggtttttaaaaatatgagacCCAAGAAAAATCCTCATTGCATTTTTAACACAGCCCGCAGCCTGTACAACTCAAGTGAAATAATCTTATTTTATATTCCTCGAGAGATTACTGAAAATACAGAACAGAAATAATGTATTGTCAGTGGGATGTGTTGAGAATCAGCCAAtcacatttaaccctttcagggacagtttatcatgctatcaggttacagggtgcagtaAAGGGTTAAACtcatgtgaaataaaagtcAGTACTGTACGCGGTACTATTTAAAGCACCATTTAACCCTCAATAAACTTCAGGTGTTCTACTGTCGTTCGGGTGGCTCATTCGGGGGTCGTCGCCTGCGGCTCCACAGCCGCAaatggctctttagcgccgccctagtggctccctgaagcttttttcaaacatatttgaaaatggaaaaagataggtgagctaaatatatatttttttgtttaaaaatggtttctgtaggagtaAAAACATTATTAACGTTTTCatatcctgtgaaaatgtgtaatattaaatttaaacaatttcggtcaacgaagatttgcgtcatagtCTGCGACATACGTTTCTATGAGCAGGACGGGATGCCAGTCAGGTGTCTGTTGTAAACAAAACCCGGCgtttcttgtacaattcaccgaggttACTGGCTAAGAATGAGAacctggagggccgagagaagcattttaaacggtacacgtgagatACGATAGTTAACACGTTGCAAAAGTGCGTCAAATGCCATCTTCATTTTAGGGGGCGTTGTATATTTGTCGCCAACAGAGTTATTTTGATAGCAGGATAATGtagctaatatagatacatacagaaTATGATGCCTTCATTATAAGACTTAATTTTTTTGCGGGTCCAGACACATTTAAACAAAGTTGGGATTTGTCAGGGGAACTTGCAAGTTTTGGAAGGTGTGTACCCGTTCCCATTTAACAAGCGGGGATACCAAATTCTCTATCCACTCTAAATTCTTCCAGTTGCGCAATGTAAAATGGTGCAAGAATCAACACGATAATCTCATTCACAGTGAACGGGTCAGTCGCTGACTACGTCAGACTCGCCGAGGGCAACAACAATTCATTTCGAAGCGAACGGTTTCACCAATGTGTCAGCGCGCTTTCGAATTGATTCTCTGATTTAAATCATGACATTtcaaaacagccccccccccctcacccccacccagtTTTCTTAGCCCTCTTTTCGGGAGCCAACTGTGGAGATTAGTGAGTCAACCAGCAATCATGCTGTCAATTGCTATTTATTATTCATAGAGCCATGGTAACAGGGAAAGCTGCAGTTCTCGTGAGGCCTGACTGTCTGCGGAACCTCATTAGACCcggcccaaaaaaatgattagACCCACGGCGCTGAATCACATTCGTATTTACGTGCAATAGACAGCAGATTAATTAGGCGGTGTCAGTCATCGACGCCATCTCCACATACcgtttttgatttttaatcgCCGTGCCCCCGCACAGAGGGCAAGAGATGTGAATAATTAACGCCCATCCAGAAAGGTTTGCAATTGCCCggagatgccacaaaatggcagcaGAACACTGTTTTCTATTAGAGAAGGGCTATGACCagactaaatgaagctcctctccGGACTTCGACATAGTTCCTGCGCATTAACATGCCGAAATGTGATAACAAAAGCAGTCGAGAATTGATCACTCCGTTAACAACCGcagtatttattgattttttattttggggtgcATTTGTGGAAGGTGTTTGTTTACATGTCActtgtctgtttttttcattcattcatgtgtttttgtgtgttctcAAATGTCGTGtttgaggcgcaccttcaatgaatggcagttttatatatagggcgcactacatagaatagaagctccaatagtggctgcagttgcgctatgcatccactaggtggagctatgctaaaggaataCGATACAATAAGGCGCATAGGAtgatgagtttttgtttttttttagaaaattgaatgctttttagGCACACCTTATCAAtatgataaataaaataaagacaataatCAGGATTCGTCTTTTGcaggcttccttgtttttatGACGGACGTGATGACACGCAGTGACCTCCTCCACAAGGCATCCCCAAAAGTAAAGGTcagttctctttctttctttgatttATGGCCCCGGAAGTGTTTTTGACATCAAGCTTTGTCACGGTCCAAATGCTTCTCGTAGATTGTTCTATAATATCTAATGTTACGCGACCGTTCTCCCACTCCTCACCTTCCCCTGAGTCCATAGTTTAAAGAAAAAGTcttcctcatatgtagtaggcGGTTGGAAGGAGCGTTGGATGGAGTCTTTGGAAATGCGTTGGGACCTGTGGGTGTAGCGTTACAGCTCGACTTGTTTCACTTCCCCCAATCCAAAGAACAAGCCGTAAAGAAGCGCGACGACGGATGTGCCGTAACTGCTTTCAAGCTCAACGGAGCTCGAGGGAGACTCTCGACCCCTTTGCTTCACGTACCGTGactccccccctgccccccgcgAGCGCATCCGAAAAGGATGGTCTCCGAATGCCTTCGGCGTGGGCCAATTAACTTTTCGGGATCTTCCAGCGGAGGCTGCAGATGGTGCCGGGAGAGAGAATTAAGCTCTCGTACTGTGCCGGGCTTGCAAAGATTCTTAATGACTTTGTCTGAAATCGGGATGTGAGAGCTCATTAGGTGGGCTGATTGTGACACGGGTGACACGGCGGCTTTCGGAAGAGCGGCGGCTTCCAATCATTTGCGATGTTACTCCGAAATACTCCTTTCCGGCTCGCCCACATTGACGACAAAACGACAGGATTAGTAAACACACCGATGAGATTTATTCTGTTGTGATTTTACATTCCACAGTTGAatatttcctctttttctttgttttgttttgttttttcttttcctcaatcttatttgatgttcacTCGACAGACAACGTTACTGATGTTAAAGGTCGACAGATCATGTTTGATTCAGTTCAGAATGCTCGTTGCAATATCActgtcttaaaaaataaaaattaaaaaattaaagtaaaaaaaaaaaagtcacgagaCTTTCAGGTACgtcaaattggatttttcctGGCCGTCCATTGCGCAACAAAACTGCCATGATGATGTGCTTCTCAGATATGACTCATGTCAATcagcaacaatttttttttttgaggggggggcatTTTAACAGTTTTGTGTTGATATCTATTCCCCTCACGTTTCCCTGCGTCATACTGTCGATACAACGTATTGATAAGGCCTTAACTTTGTGCTTGTTTATTtatgagatttttaaaaaatctttcgatctatctatcgatctatcgatCGATCCACTCGAATTTCGTCCTCGCATCCCTTTCACCGTCGATGAAAATATTCAGCTGCGGCGTGCCGCGTGATGTCCGTGTCGGGGTTGAAGTAATTTCATGCTCAATTGCCTCCCGGCCTGCGTCCAAGagcatatccccccccccccccccccgcctacacccccgccccaaaagTAAAGTCTCATCACTCtggcgttttattttttttttgggggggggggggggtcgacttTCGTTTCAAAATTATGTTGCCGTGGAGAAATTCCACTTGGCTCTAGCCAAACGTGTGCGTCATGCTCCATATAATGTACACGACATTAGCCTAGCAAAAAAAGGTACAAGTTACCCATCGACAGCGGAACTCGAAATTCATTGTCGACATTATGACCATCTAAGATCGGCCCGGTGATGCTTTTGAAGTGGAATTTTACTCGCAAGCGCACCATGAGTGAGATTTGAGTAAGGCCCAAGCGCCTTACAAACATTGTTAGGACGATGGCGCTCACTGAAAAAGCGAAATTTTCATCCATCGTTGATATCATACATTTCTGACAGTtttgagaaattattttttttaacagtcagttaaatacattaaaaaaaaggtcagttaGGCAAAGTCCTTGTGTTGTTTGGAAAAAATGATTGAAccaaaatgctaatgctaaaatgcTAGCCGTATGCGTATGGTTCCAATGATTCAATAGggcctttgtgttttttttttggtggcttttTAAACATCCATACAGCAAAATATTACCTGTTGTGCTTTGATATTCCCACTTTTCCAAGCCCGGGGAAAATTTCCCCTGGTTTGTGAACTCCGATTTTCGCATCATTTCTACTCCACGCCGAACCGCTTCAACATTTAAATCGTGGCTGGAATCAATCGGATGAAACAAGATACCGCATCTCCCCATCATCAAAACTCGTAACAAAATTGCAGGGCTGCGTGTTGCCttgtgataattttttttaacatatttttttccccccatgacgACTTGTCcgcaaccccacccccaccccacaccacacacacacacaaacgcacttcATAGTGACTTTGTACTTCTCATGACTAGAACGGGAACAAAACTCACATTTGCTCAGTTGGTTTCACAATGCGAATagctttgtgaaaaaaaaaaaaaaaaaaaaaaggaaattgatGTATAAAATGGTGGCTATGGCATCGTCATATACGCCTGACGTGGGGATGGAATGACACTTCCTGGTTGTCTCTGGAATATTCTGTACAGTATAATACAACGGCGCCGGTCCGTAAATCCTTCGGCAGTTGGAGTACCGGCAGTTTTGTTGATTCTGTCCTCAAAAGATCCCCAAGAGGTCAAATCCGGAAGGAGCGTCAAAGTCATGGCtttgttcgattttttttttcgaagggACGCCCTCCTTCGCCGCAGCTCAGCGAAAGAATTTAGCCTCTTCTTTGATGTCCTTTTCAAACCAGCTCCACAACAATTAAACACGTACAGATTTTTGAtaatatttcagttttttttaaactctctattttttttgttgcaatataGCAGATCTTCAAACacccattttttaaacacagaaaaaaaaacaaaccttccAAAACAATCGGTAACCAGGAGAGAGCGGCGATGATCGGTCGACGGATGGACAaatggtgattttatttttcattttttttccccgtgtcGGGGGGGTGGGAGGAGCTTTTCGGCTTTAGCACACGGTGCCGTTCTCTTGTCGGGATTTGGGGCAGGTGGACCTCGGTATGGGCTGCACGGATGGCGCCAATGTGCAGAAGAAACCAGCGATGAGGGTCAGGCCCAGACCCCCCCAGGCGCAGAACATAGACCAGCCGTAGCCGTGGCCGATGTCGTCGGGCAGGCCGTACAGGTAGCGCGGGTAGCGCGACAGCTCAAAGTTGATGCCGGCGACGCAGGTGCACAGGGAGATGATGCAGAAGGTGCCtgtcccaaaaacaaacaaacaaacaaacaaaaaaaaaacacatggggTATGATGTAACCACCACCAGCAACCCCCCAAGTCACATTTAACCAAAATCAGTTGCCaatcttttgtttttgccatttttttgtgtacgTTCTTACAAGCGTAATTTATTTTCTAAAAGCATTTCGGAGGACGGGCAGCCTAATTACGCTGACACCGCAAcagcgttttattttatttgggcctttttaaggggggggggggcgtcgagGCAGCTGGTTCTAAATTTGGCCTCATTTGGAACGCTACGTGAGTTTATGGGGCCGCCTCTTTGGGATTCTGCCTCCGCGGTTTGGCCGAGCCTTGTCTTGTGCCTCCTAATTGGCCCGTTCGATGTACAACCGCCGGCCGGCGCACGAATCCTCCGCgggggctgcagcaccccccacctcccaccccccttccccacGTGCTCTCGTTCATTGACCTAAATTATAATTAAAATGGCCAGTGAAACCCGTCGTATATTTGCTCTCTGGTGAATCTTATACATGATgagcccttgttttttttcccctagttTCAAAGCTTATTGTTTTTTCATGAATAatctacaaaaaaacaatgcctcttggttgtatcttttttttttttttaaacacgatgTCTCTTTTAATTAAACCGAAGGGAGACAGGGTTTtaatattcatttgttttccttcaGATTTTTTGTCGTCGCCATCAGGAGCTAATCATCGTTcttttgtctggctgcttctcTATTCTCTGTGGCAACAAAAAGTGCGCGGCAGCTCATTTTGGCGGATTTAGGGTGGATAAGGACtgatttattatgttttttggttgttttttttttttaatcctaaaagcagctaattaaaaacaaaattgctcTCTCATTTCCTATGAACCGAATACATAAAAGAGATCTGCAGTGCAACATTTCAGGcaatttttgttcttgtttttccctttttttgtttttt contains:
- the LOC127594138 gene encoding toll-like receptor 1 — translated: MSSQGTGTVVLVVLSLLTPGCLAAAETDEYPFKKCVTSFRGIVDLSNQNRTSFPVLLPDTTEYLDISYNPIKSITAEALPRLPLLCFLKATFCGLREISPSVFQHIPALQFLNLSSNEFRSVPAVSLPRLTFLDLSDNLFEGYRLPESFQNLTNLQVLYLGSKVAQSVLLDDFKPLANVTLRDLILGAGIPWRVYEPGALGMLSTQKLSLYVDFCGRFDVFNHLLVDLNATRVSALRVLTVFSDDCDVTVDPFLNVRSMPYLQNLTIENTFINSSFLEIFLKTICLAPLQELFFVNITYSEDKPDGMQFHFRPANHSISLRAVTFDKVNHYQYRYPIFNMSFQDALNLKRVKFSGSGMNILPCKILTTLPTLETLDVSDNLLSDFGFWWPSCSDASAFPSLKRLLMSKNRFLSLSFISAQTHKMRRLESLDLSFNSISLDERCNWPAHLIEINLGNNNLGNGVFEQLSPNFERIYLSKTGITAITQSDLSRFPKLTHLKLSFNSIKVLPEQLSAPNLILLFVDQNAITTLSREVLVGLPQLQILKVGNNPFICSCDLHWFLVGLNTSLLSNWPLDYFCSAPVKFAGLPLSEYKISAIACEAWLQTTVAFAILLSVAITAGVLFYKLDGVWYTKMLWVWIRVKRRSKKHSHLLKNMSFSYHAFVSYSHKDADFVNGKLAPSLEGAGFSLCVHERDFVPGEWIIDNIINCVESSYKTLFVLSKDFVRSEWCNYELFFAQHRAINIQQDSLVFLLLEPIPTDCLPKKYLRLRTLLRQQTYLEWPKDERKQQVFWASLKSMLHMADKSIVLRDAAVNLAATAALLTNQS